The Silene latifolia isolate original U9 population chromosome Y, ASM4854445v1, whole genome shotgun sequence sequence AAACAAATGGCAGAGGCTACTTATCGCctagaggaggatgaggatagaaGGGACTTGTACGGAACAGAGTCGTCCAGCAGAAAACTCACAACAGAGAAGAAGAACGAAAGAGCCAAACCCTACAACAAGAACACAGTGAACAAAGTCTCAGGAGAAACAGAGAGCACTGAGGCTCACCTAAGCTCATCGAGTATGGGTTTACCACTGGACTTGCTGGGGTATTGAAGGCAATCAAGGAACTAGGGAATAGGGCCACGTGGCCCAAGAAGCCTGCCCCTAGGGAGAACGACAGAAGAGATGCTAGCAAAAGGTGTGAATACCACAACGATATTGGTCACAATACAGAAGATTGTGTAGTACTAGGAAAAGAACTAAAGCACCTCTACAGTGCTGGATGCTTAGATCACCTCCTCCCCAAGGGAGCGAAATCTGGAAAGGTCAATACTGCTGACCAGGCCCAACCATCCCCACCTGCACCTTACTCAAAGGTCGTGAGCGTCATCACAGGAGCATCAGAAATATGTGGTCTCACTTATTCAGCAGCAAAGCGCCATGcaaccgagaccaaaggagataaaCCAGAGTTCTCCCTCAGGGTTAGCAGACAGGATCTACCAGCAATCTCATTTGACGAGGCAGACATACCCGATGAGGCAGAACACCACCATGACACCTTGATCATTACCCTTTCCATAGGGAACTGCCTTGTTAAAAAGATATTGGTAGATACGAGAAGCTCTGTGAACCTCATAATGATGGAAACCTTGAAGAACATGAGGTTCAGTGAGAAAGACCTGGTGTAGAAGGCAGTACCCTTGGTAGGCATCAGCGGAGAAACTAAACAATCCTTTGGAGATATAGTGATTCCTACCTTTGCAAGGGGTATGAACAAACAGGTACGGTACTTGGTCATTGATGGTCCGTCAACTTATAACGTGATACTTCGCAGGCCTTGGATCCATGAAATTAAAGCGGTACCATCAACGTACCATCAGAGCCTGAAGTTTCCCACACCCTAGGGGGTACAGGATATACGGGGAAATCAAAATATTGCTCGGGATTTCTACAAGAACGCTCTGAAACCCACTGGAGCTGGTCTAGCATAGCAATTACAAAAATTGTGCGTCTAGAGGGAGTATATCGCACCTCCCTAGGAGGAACTCAACGAAGTAGTCCTAGACCCACAGTTTCCGGCAAGAACAGTGCTGGTGGGAGCTGATTGTGCGGATAACATCCGTGAGCAGATAATCGAATTTCTACgtactaacatggattgtttcgccTAGTCCCATAGCGACATGATTGGCATAGATCCAAGTTTAATTACACACCGGTTAAATGTAGACACCAGCTTTCCTCCAGTCCAGTAGAAAAGGTGGAAATTTGCTCCTGAAAGGAACGAGGTGATAAACCAGAAAGTAGACAACCTCCTGGCAGCAGGCAAGATCAGGGAAGTTAACTACCCAGAATGGCTCTCGAATGTTGTGGTGGTACCTAAGACGAACaacaagtggagagtatgtgttgaTTTCACAGATCTTAACAAACCTTGCCCAAAAGACCCGTTCCCCTGCCGCACATCGATTccatggtagacgcaacagcAGGGCATGAGCTAATTACCTTCCTTGACGCCTGGAGTGAgtacaaccagataaaaatggACCCTAAGGATCAGGAGAAAATAGCCTTCAGATCGGACAGAGGCCTATACTTCTATAATGTGATGCCTTTTGGCCTCAAAAATGCTGGTTCCACCTATCAGCGCCTGGTGAACAGAATGTTCAAGGAGGAGATAGGGAGAACAATAGAAGTCTACATTGACAATATGGTAGTCAAATCCGAGAAGGCAGGACAACACATGTCCCACCTGGAAAATACCTTCTCGATCCTCAGAAAATACCATATGAAGCTGAATCCGCTAAAATGCACTTTTGGAGTCTCCTCGGGGAAATTCCTGGGATACTTGGTGAcgcaaagagggatagaggccagcacgGAGAAATCAAATCAGTCCTGCACTTAGAATCTTGTCAGAAGCCAAAGGACGTACAGAGGCTCATAGGACGGGTAGCAGCCCTAAACTGGTTCATATCAAGGTCCTCAGACAGGTGCCGACTATTCTATGACATCCCGaggaagagccagaagtttgaatggacgccGGAGCATGAAAAGGCATTTGGGGAACTCAAGTAGTACCTATGCACCCATCCTCTTCTCTCCAAGCCAGAACAGAGAGAACCACTGTACTTGTATCTGTCAGTAACGGAGGCGGTTGTAAGCGCAGTACTGGTACGAGAGAACGAGGGTACGCAGAAACCAatatactatataagcaagtctctgttacctgcagagaccaggtacacatctctagaaaaactcgttttagcacttgtaaataattcgtacaaattgcgtccctattttgagtcacatacaATTTCAGTCGTGACCAACTACTACCTAAGAACCATAATGAGGAAACCCAAACTGTCAGGGAGAATGGTTAAGTGGTCTGTCCACCTAAGTGGGTATGACCTAAAATTTGGACCCCGAACAGCCATAAAGTCCCAAGCCCTAGctgactttgtgtcagactttaGTCCCACCCAAGAATAAGCCGACAGTGAAATCTTGACCGTAAGTGAGGCTAAAGGGGAGCAGTTATGAGAATTACatgttgatggggcatccaacacGAAGGGAGCAGCGGTAGGGCTGGTCCTGAAATCACCTCAGGGGGAACAGATAATACAGGCAGTACGGTGCGAGTTTAAAGCAACGAATAACGAGACTGAATACGAGGCCCTAATCTTAGGACTCCAATTAGCCTTAGAAATGCAAATCAACCACATCAAGGTGTATAGTGAGTCCCAACTGATTGTCAACCACGTGAATAACGTGTATGCGGCCAGGGATCCTAAAATGGTAGCCTACCTGGAAGTGGCGAAGGAGCTCAAACTCCGCTTTGCCTCCTTCCACATCCAGCAGATACCAAGGGACCATAATGTTGAAGCATATGCTCTCGCCACCCTGGGAGCAGCCTTCACTCCAGGGGCAGTGGGTTCTATACCATTCATACATGTCATGAAACCTGT is a genomic window containing:
- the LOC141631979 gene encoding uncharacterized protein LOC141631979, with translation MTLYDGTEDPLEHINQYKQKMMVVAAIGPEKEARMCKGFGSTLSGAALQWFVNLPNKSIFIFAELVNRFEESTRDYLARFNVEKISIPKCDPTTAVNAFRRGLHCDSDLYKDLTKHPCATFEEVKQMAEATYRLEEDEDRRDLYGTESSSRKLTTEKKNERAKPYNKNTAIKELGNRATWPKKPAPRENDRRDASKRCEYHNDIGHNTEDCVVLGKELKHLYSAGCLDHLLPKGAKSGKVNTADQAQPSPPAPYSKVVSVITGASEICGLTYSAAKRHATETKGDKPEFSLRVSRQDLPAISFDEADIPDEAEHHHDTLIITLSIGNCLVKKILVDTRSSVNLIMMETLKNMRFSEKDLV